The sequence TATTGCTCTGCCAAGTCAGATTTTCCCCAAACATCTTTATCTTATTCCTATTGCCAGTCGGCCGTTTTTTCCGGGGCAGGTTCAGCCTATTGTGTTATCCGGAGAGTACTGGAGGGAAACCATACAAAAGATTGGTGAAACTGAACAGAAGCTGGTGGGGTTGGTTTATACCAGCAATATTCCTGCTCAGAATACTGCTCCCGAGGATTTTGCCAAAATAGGGTGTGTGGGAAAAATTCTTAAACCCTCCATGGAAGAGTCTAATATTCATTTTATCTGCCAGGGCATGCGTCGTTTTCGTATTAAGCGCTGGCTCGATACTAAGGTTCCGTTTCTGGTTGAGGTAGAGTATCCCGATGAAGATCAGGGAACTACTATAAATAATATCGAGACCAGGGCCTACGCCCTCTCTATCATTGCAGCGGTAAAAGAATTGGTGCATGCCAATCCATTACATGGCGAAGAGTTGAAGCAGGCTTTGCAGTATTTTTCACCCAGTGAGCCGGCCCCCCTTACCGATTTCGCAGCAACTCTCACTACGGCCACCGGGGATGAATTGCAGAAGGTTCTTGCGACTCTGCCGATTTTGAAACGGATGCAGCGGGTATTTCCTCTGCTCCAGAAAGAGGTTGAAATCACAAAGCTTCATGGTGAAATCAGTAAGGATGTAAACACCAAAATTACGCAACGGCAACGACAGTTTTTTTTGAAGGAACAGTTGAAGACCATACAGAAGGAGCTGGGTATCACCAAGGATGATCGTAAGTCTGACGCTGAAGAATTTGAAAAGCGGATCGAAAAATTGACTCTTCCCGAGGCTGTGGCCGAACGTGTCGAGGATGAACTGAAGAAATTAAGCTTTCTTGAAAAAGGATCTCAGGAATATGCGGTGACCAGGAATTATCTGGATTGGATGACCTCTGTTCCCTGGGGTGTTTTTTCCAGAGATAAGCTTGGAATAAAAGAAGCAAGAGAGATTCTTGATCGGGACCATGATGGACTTGAGGATGTGAAGGACAGAATAATAGAATTCCTGGCCGTTGGAGCGTATAAAAAAGAGATAGCAGGATCCATCATGCTGCTTGTCGGCCCGCCAGGTGTCGGGAAGACATCTATTGGTCATTCTGTTGCCGATGCTATGGGAAGAGAGTTTTATCGCTTCAGTCTTGGCGGTATGCGGGATGAGGCGGAAATTAAAGGACATCGACGCACCTATATTGGATCCATGCCCGGAAAGTTTGTGCAGGCTCTCAAGGTGGTGAAGACCTCTAATCCAGTGATTATGCTTGATGAAATTGATAAGATTGGCGCCTCGTTCCACGGAGATCCAGCCTCTGCCTTGCTTGAGGTGCTCGACCCCGAACAGAACGCTGATTTTCTGGATCACTATCTTGACCTCCGGGTGGATCTTTCAAAGGTTCTCTTTATATGTACCGCCAATCAGCTTGACACTATCCCCGGGCCATTGCTTGATCGGATGGAAATCATCCGTCTTTCAGGATATATAACTGAAGAAAAAATTACTATTGCCAGGAATCATCTTTGGCCGAAGGCATTGCAAAAAGCCGGGTTGAAAAAGAAACAATTGAAGATCAGTGATGCCGCCTTGAGGCTTCTTGTCGAAGGATATGCTCGAGAGGCTGGCGTCCGTAAAACAGAAAAGCATCTGTTGAAGATTGTGCGGAAAGCTGTAGTTCGGTTTCTTGAAGATCCTGAGCTTCTTCTTTCGGTAACTGTAAACAACATCGAAGATTTCTTAGGAAAGCCATTTTTTAAAAAGACATCCCGCATCGAGGGCATAGGGGTTATTACAGGACTTGCCTGGACTGCCCTGGGCGGAGTCACTCTTGCCGTGGAGGCTACAGCTGTGCCAAGTGAGCGTACGGGGTTTAAGCAAACCGGGCAGCTCGGTGATGTAATGCGGGAATCTTCTGAAATAGCCTACAGTTTTTTGCTGTCCAATGCTGCACGGTATGGAGTCAATAAGGAGTTTTTTAAGAAACATTTTATTCATCTCCATGTTCCTGAAGGGGCCACGCCAAAAGATGGTCCAAGTGCTGGTGTGACTATGGCATCTGCTTTGCTCAGCCTTGGTATGGGAAAAAAGGTTAAACGGAATCTTGCAATGACAGGAGAGTTAACCCTTACTGGGATAGTACTCCCGGTTGGAGGTATTAAGGAAAAGGTGATCGCGTCTAAACGAAATGGTATTAACGAATTGATCTTACCGGAGGCGAACCGTGATGATTTTGAAACTCTGCCCGACTACATTAAGGAAGGATTCACGGTGCATTTTGCTGAAAAGTATGATCAGGTTGCAAAGGTGATCCTGTCGGCATTGAAAGGCTGAGGAATGAAGAAGACAAGTAGAAATAACATATTACTGGCTCTCTTTGCCTTGGTTATTTACCTGCTGGCACAGCAGGGGGAAAATTTTTCAGACATTGCCACTGTCGTTCCCGGGGGATCTGAAACGACAGTGGAAGCAGCCTTTGCCAATCAGCAAAGTGATTTACAGATTCAGGGTCGTGGGATTGTGAAAAAGGTTCTTCCTGATGATCGTGAGGGGACGCAGCATCAAAAGTTTATTTTACAGGTAGATCCTGACCAGACAGTACTTGTGGCCCATAATATTGATGTGGCGGCCAGACTGGAAGGGCTGGAAGCAGGGGACACCGTGGAGTTCTATGGTGAGTATGAGTGGACAGCACAGGGTGGTGTTATTCATTGGACGCATCGTGATTTAGATGGCCGTCACACAGACGGTTGGTTGAGATATAATGGAAAAACATACCAGTAGCGTGTTCCAAAGAAGAGTTGTCAACAGTTTTGGCTTTTCTTTGCAGGGTTTGCAGGCAACCTTCAGGGAAGAGGAG comes from Desulfocapsa sulfexigens DSM 10523 and encodes:
- the lon gene encoding endopeptidase La, translating into MENKNADHVEAEVINEGGANKDIALPSQIFPKHLYLIPIASRPFFPGQVQPIVLSGEYWRETIQKIGETEQKLVGLVYTSNIPAQNTAPEDFAKIGCVGKILKPSMEESNIHFICQGMRRFRIKRWLDTKVPFLVEVEYPDEDQGTTINNIETRAYALSIIAAVKELVHANPLHGEELKQALQYFSPSEPAPLTDFAATLTTATGDELQKVLATLPILKRMQRVFPLLQKEVEITKLHGEISKDVNTKITQRQRQFFLKEQLKTIQKELGITKDDRKSDAEEFEKRIEKLTLPEAVAERVEDELKKLSFLEKGSQEYAVTRNYLDWMTSVPWGVFSRDKLGIKEAREILDRDHDGLEDVKDRIIEFLAVGAYKKEIAGSIMLLVGPPGVGKTSIGHSVADAMGREFYRFSLGGMRDEAEIKGHRRTYIGSMPGKFVQALKVVKTSNPVIMLDEIDKIGASFHGDPASALLEVLDPEQNADFLDHYLDLRVDLSKVLFICTANQLDTIPGPLLDRMEIIRLSGYITEEKITIARNHLWPKALQKAGLKKKQLKISDAALRLLVEGYAREAGVRKTEKHLLKIVRKAVVRFLEDPELLLSVTVNNIEDFLGKPFFKKTSRIEGIGVITGLAWTALGGVTLAVEATAVPSERTGFKQTGQLGDVMRESSEIAYSFLLSNAARYGVNKEFFKKHFIHLHVPEGATPKDGPSAGVTMASALLSLGMGKKVKRNLAMTGELTLTGIVLPVGGIKEKVIASKRNGINELILPEANRDDFETLPDYIKEGFTVHFAEKYDQVAKVILSALKG
- a CDS encoding DUF3465 domain-containing protein, with translation MKKTSRNNILLALFALVIYLLAQQGENFSDIATVVPGGSETTVEAAFANQQSDLQIQGRGIVKKVLPDDREGTQHQKFILQVDPDQTVLVAHNIDVAARLEGLEAGDTVEFYGEYEWTAQGGVIHWTHRDLDGRHTDGWLRYNGKTYQ